A portion of the Daphnia magna isolate NIES linkage group LG4, ASM2063170v1.1, whole genome shotgun sequence genome contains these proteins:
- the LOC116921727 gene encoding serine protease hepsin isoform X3: MSRSARRPLSRQPRLLFQNEDTSVTTSTEIATNGLTSSTQQPVTSFPAELTTTVADCDDQFRCASGECVSLLARCNQMSDCRDGSDELNCTCSDFLRAQFLSRKICDGIVDCWDYSDENQCEWCRPGQYICPNSKVCIDRNLICNGIRDCPNSDDERHCIALAHHLDSTEEMSYSNSGYLMVRREGRWGKLCMQNFETAVEKLRQSFQVNDLGKAVCRELTFTGLERAERKLDSSRSNQDSSYFELVESGNEDNEYENIDEDGDVLVESPRTSMLDYTSSKCAKRQVVHVQCRDLECGVRPQLVSTRARIVGGANSTPGAWPWQAALYKEGDFQCGATLISSQWLVSAGHCFYHALDDHWVARLGALRRGSNLLSPHEQVRVISHIFIHPGYIDTGFVNDISILRMEEPVRFTDYIRPVCLPPPTADIRDGRLCTVVGWGQLYETGRVFPDTLQQVQLPLVSTEECRKRTLFLPLYRLTNNMFCAGFDRGGRDACLGDSGGPLMCEEPDGRWTLQGVTSNGYGCARANRPGVYTKVARYVAWIDQVVNGTYRNTRRQTQCMNGHRCMLGQCLPKSHVCNGIVECSDGSDERNCTPAAL; encoded by the exons ATGTCGAGGTCAGCACGCCGACCGTTGTCACGTCAGCCGCGCCTTCTTTTTCAGAATGAGGACACCAGCGTCACGACGTCCACTGAGATCGCGACCAACGGACTCACATCCAGCACTCAACAGCCTGTCACCAGCTTTCCCGCGGAATTGACGACAACAGTAGCAG ATTGTGACGATCAATTTCGATGTGCGAGCGGTGAATGCGTGTCGCTGTTGGCGCGCTGCAATCAGATGAGCGACTGCCGTGATGGATCGGACGAATTAAATTGCACCTGTTCCGACTTCCTGCGCGCTCAGTTCTTGTCCCGCAAAATCTGCGATGGCATCGTCGACTGTTGGGATTATTCCGACGAAAACCAGTGTG AGTGGTGCCGACCGGGGCAATACATTTGTCCGAACAGCAAGGTGTGCATCGATCGCAACCTGATTTGCAATGGCATCCGCG ATTGCCCTAACAGTGACGACGAACGCCATTGCATCGCTTTAGCTCACCATCTTGACTCTACTGAAGAAATGAGTTATTCCAATTCCG GTTATCTGATGGTTCGACGAGAAGGCCGATGGGGGAAACTTTGCATGCAGAACTTCGAGACTGCCGTTGAAAAATTACGCCAATCTTTCCAAGTAAACGACCTCGGAAAAGCTGTTTGCAGAGAACTAACATTCAC CGGATTGGAAAGAGCTGAGAGAAAATTGGATTCTTCGCGGTCGAATCAAGACTCTTCGTACTTCGAGCTGGTTGAATCGGGGAACGAGGATAACGAGTATGAGAACATTGACGAAGATGGCGATGTGCTGGTCGAAAGTCCACGAACTTCCATGCTCGATTACACCTCCAGCAAATGCGCCAAGCGTCAAGTTGTTCACGTCCAGTGTCGCGATCTCGAGTGCGGTGTCCGGCCGCAGTTGGTATCGACGCGAGCAAG GATCGTGGGTGGAGCGAATTCAACACCGGGTGCATGGCCCTGGCAAGCGGCTCTTTATAAGGAAGGAGACTTCCAGTGTGGCGCCACCTTAATTTCGTCGCAGTGGCTTGTCTCTGCCGGCCATTGCTTCTACCA TGCCTTAGATGACCACTGGGTAGCCCGGCTAGGAGCACTCCGCCGCGGATCGAATCTGTTGTCACCGCACGAGCAGGTGCGAGTCATATCGCACATCTTCATCCATCCGGGTTACATAGACACTGGGTTCGTCAACGACATTTCAATTCTTCGCATGGAAGAGCCTGTTCGCTTCACCGACTATATCCGGCCGGTGTGCCTTCCTCCACCCACGGCCGACATTCGCGACGGAAGGCTTTGCACCGTCGTCGGATGGGGACAACTATATGAAACAGGACGCGTTTTCC CCGACACCCTACAGCAGGTGCAATTGCCTCTAGTCTCGACGGAAGAGTGTAGGAAGAGAACTCTTTTCCTTCCTCTCTATCGGCTCACCAACAACATGTTCTGCGCCGGATTTGATAGAGGCGGACGTGACGCTTGTTTAGGCGATTCCGGAGGCCCACTCATGTGTGAG GAACCTGATGGCAGATGGACGCTACAAGGCGTGACGAGCAACGGTTATGGTTGCGCTAGAGCAAATAGGCCCGGTGTTTATACCAAAGTGGCGCGATACGTCGCCTGGATAGATCAGGTGGTAAACGGCACTTATCGAAATACCAGACGGCAAACGCAATGCATGAATGGCCATCGATGTATGTTAGGCCAGTGCCT GCCTAAGAGTCACGTTTGCAATGGAATCGTCGAGTGTAGCGATGGCAGCGATGAAAGGAACTGCACACCGGCGGCGCTGTAA
- the LOC116921727 gene encoding serine protease hepsin isoform X2, translating into MSRSARRPLSRQPRLLFQNEDTSVTTSTEIATNGLTSSTQQPVTSFPAELTTTVADCDDQFRCASGECVSLLARCNQMSDCRDGSDELNCTCSDFLRAQFLSRKICDGIVDCWDYSDENQCEWCRPGQYICPNSKVCIDRNLICNGIRDCPNSDDERHCIALAHHLDSTEEMSYSNSGYLMVRREGRWGKLCMQNFETAVEKLRQSFQVNDLGKAVCRELTFTGLERAERKLDSSRSNQDSSYFELVESGNEDNEYENIDEDGDVLVESPRTSMLDYTSSKCAKRQVVHVQCRDLECGVRPQLVSTRARRIVGGANSTPGAWPWQAALYKEGDFQCGATLISSQWLVSAGHCFYHALDDHWVARLGALRRGSNLLSPHEQVRVISHIFIHPGYIDTGFVNDISILRMEEPVRFTDYIRPVCLPPPTADIRDGRLCTVVGWGQLYETGRVFPDTLQQVQLPLVSTEECRKRTLFLPLYRLTNNMFCAGFDRGGRDACLGDSGGPLMCEEPDGRWTLQGVTSNGYGCARANRPGVYTKVARYVAWIDQVVNGTYRNTRRQTQCMNGHRCMLGQCLPKSHVCNGIVECSDGSDERNCTPAAL; encoded by the exons ATGTCGAGGTCAGCACGCCGACCGTTGTCACGTCAGCCGCGCCTTCTTTTTCAGAATGAGGACACCAGCGTCACGACGTCCACTGAGATCGCGACCAACGGACTCACATCCAGCACTCAACAGCCTGTCACCAGCTTTCCCGCGGAATTGACGACAACAGTAGCAG ATTGTGACGATCAATTTCGATGTGCGAGCGGTGAATGCGTGTCGCTGTTGGCGCGCTGCAATCAGATGAGCGACTGCCGTGATGGATCGGACGAATTAAATTGCACCTGTTCCGACTTCCTGCGCGCTCAGTTCTTGTCCCGCAAAATCTGCGATGGCATCGTCGACTGTTGGGATTATTCCGACGAAAACCAGTGTG AGTGGTGCCGACCGGGGCAATACATTTGTCCGAACAGCAAGGTGTGCATCGATCGCAACCTGATTTGCAATGGCATCCGCG ATTGCCCTAACAGTGACGACGAACGCCATTGCATCGCTTTAGCTCACCATCTTGACTCTACTGAAGAAATGAGTTATTCCAATTCCG GTTATCTGATGGTTCGACGAGAAGGCCGATGGGGGAAACTTTGCATGCAGAACTTCGAGACTGCCGTTGAAAAATTACGCCAATCTTTCCAAGTAAACGACCTCGGAAAAGCTGTTTGCAGAGAACTAACATTCAC CGGATTGGAAAGAGCTGAGAGAAAATTGGATTCTTCGCGGTCGAATCAAGACTCTTCGTACTTCGAGCTGGTTGAATCGGGGAACGAGGATAACGAGTATGAGAACATTGACGAAGATGGCGATGTGCTGGTCGAAAGTCCACGAACTTCCATGCTCGATTACACCTCCAGCAAATGCGCCAAGCGTCAAGTTGTTCACGTCCAGTGTCGCGATCTCGAGTGCGGTGTCCGGCCGCAGTTGGTATCGACGCGAGCAAG AAGGATCGTGGGTGGAGCGAATTCAACACCGGGTGCATGGCCCTGGCAAGCGGCTCTTTATAAGGAAGGAGACTTCCAGTGTGGCGCCACCTTAATTTCGTCGCAGTGGCTTGTCTCTGCCGGCCATTGCTTCTACCA TGCCTTAGATGACCACTGGGTAGCCCGGCTAGGAGCACTCCGCCGCGGATCGAATCTGTTGTCACCGCACGAGCAGGTGCGAGTCATATCGCACATCTTCATCCATCCGGGTTACATAGACACTGGGTTCGTCAACGACATTTCAATTCTTCGCATGGAAGAGCCTGTTCGCTTCACCGACTATATCCGGCCGGTGTGCCTTCCTCCACCCACGGCCGACATTCGCGACGGAAGGCTTTGCACCGTCGTCGGATGGGGACAACTATATGAAACAGGACGCGTTTTCC CCGACACCCTACAGCAGGTGCAATTGCCTCTAGTCTCGACGGAAGAGTGTAGGAAGAGAACTCTTTTCCTTCCTCTCTATCGGCTCACCAACAACATGTTCTGCGCCGGATTTGATAGAGGCGGACGTGACGCTTGTTTAGGCGATTCCGGAGGCCCACTCATGTGTGAG GAACCTGATGGCAGATGGACGCTACAAGGCGTGACGAGCAACGGTTATGGTTGCGCTAGAGCAAATAGGCCCGGTGTTTATACCAAAGTGGCGCGATACGTCGCCTGGATAGATCAGGTGGTAAACGGCACTTATCGAAATACCAGACGGCAAACGCAATGCATGAATGGCCATCGATGTATGTTAGGCCAGTGCCT GCCTAAGAGTCACGTTTGCAATGGAATCGTCGAGTGTAGCGATGGCAGCGATGAAAGGAACTGCACACCGGCGGCGCTGTAA